CGGTGAGTTCACCACCAAATTCTTGAATGATGCCGTGAGAAATCGATAGCCCCAAACCTAAGCCCAGGCCGACGTCCTTGGACGTGACGAAGGGTTCGAACAAGTGGTCAATGATGTCTTCGGGAATGCCGGGGCCGTTGTCCGACACCCGCACAATGGCATTTTCCCAATCCGACATCAACGTCACGGTGACCGTTGGCGATGGGGTGTGATCTTGGGCATCGGCGGCGTTGTTGATCAAATTCACCAAGACCTGTTCCAAACGCACATTGTCGGCCATCACCACAATGTCGCCGGATGGAATGTCGATATTGAGTGTGACTTTGTCTTTTTTCAAACGCGGGCTGACGATGCGCAGGCAGTCATTGATAGCACTTTGAATGACGATGGGGCTGCGTTCTTCGGGGGCGGGGCGGGCAAAAATTTTCAGGCGTAAAATGATGTCGCCCATGCGCTCGCTGAGGCTGGAGATCAGGCTCAAGTTATCGCGGGCTTCGTCGGTGCGCCCTTTGTCCAAAAACTTCGCGGCATTGCTGGCGTATGACCGGATCGCCGTAAGCGGTTGGTTAAGCTCGTGGTTGATGCCCACAGACATCTGCCCCAGCGCCGCCATTTTGGCGGCTTGCAACAATTCGTTTTGGGTGCGGCGCAAGTCTTTGGTGCGTTTTTCGACTTGGCGCTTCAGTTCGTTGGCGGAATCTTCCAGTGTGCGCCGGGCGCGCTGTTGAACGTCTAAGGCCTGCAACAAACCGCGCCGGCGCTCAATTAAACTGAATAGAGCAACGGCAAACATGGCGATCACCAAGACCGAGGCCGCGGAATAGAACTGGGCTGTGTTGTGGATAGACGAGGTGTCCGCCAACAACCATATGCGCCAATCGGCACGCGGCAAGTCGTGATGGGTCGCCAAATAGCGTGCCGTGCGCCGGTCGGTGGGGCGGAAGGACTTGGTCCAAGGGGGGGAATCGCTCACCGTTTTAAACGGCAACGGTGCAATAATGCGATCGGCATAACGCCGGGTTTCCGCTAGGTCTTTTAAGGCTGT
This genomic interval from Magnetovibrio sp. PR-2 contains the following:
- a CDS encoding sensor histidine kinase — its product is MHDTPKKQSWFKPVHVLWVLALPVLFYVLFVGWRGWISTNLYDQSRQTIALYVTGLNELLSKYEPLPRIYALHPDIQALLDVPDDKDLRHRANTLLKQYNTVSEASDTYVLDHTGLTLAASNWDQSVTFVGRSFSYRPYFTDAMAGGSGRFFALGTTSLQRGYYLSNAIVDDHGNKRGVVVVKIDVAQAETGWQAQDHEVIVTDHAGVVFLSSKPDWLYKSIGTPSETALKDLAETRRYADRIIAPLPFKTVSDSPPWTKSFRPTDRRTARYLATHHDLPRADWRIWLLADTSSIHNTAQFYSAASVLVIAMFAVALFSLIERRRGLLQALDVQQRARRTLEDSANELKRQVEKRTKDLRRTQNELLQAAKMAALGQMSVGINHELNQPLTAIRSYASNAAKFLDKGRTDEARDNLSLISSLSERMGDIILRLKIFARPAPEERSPIVIQSAINDCLRIVSPRLKKDKVTLNIDIPSGDIVVMADNVRLEQVLVNLINNAADAQDHTPSPTVTVTLMSDWENAIVRVSDNGPGIPEDIIDHLFEPFVTSKDVGLGLGLGLSISHGIIQEFGGELTAHNLEQGGAEFTFTIPLTDRPEVEAET